In Ursus arctos isolate Adak ecotype North America unplaced genomic scaffold, UrsArc2.0 scaffold_2, whole genome shotgun sequence, the genomic stretch TGGGCCAGCTGGTGCCCGGGGGCCCGGCCTgagcgcggggcgcggggctgcAGCTCGCTGTCATCCGCTCGTCGTCCGTCTCCGTCTCTGTCCCTCTATCCGTGCTCGGGAGCTCCgactgtctccatctctgtctctctgtctctgttgtcTCTCTGCTTTGCTTGCTCTCCGTGGGTCCCTGTCGGACCTCCTTGTGTTCGTGACTTCCCGTGTCCATCACTTCCTTGTTTTCCCCTCTTCTCCATCGCTTGGGCCTGCCTCCGTCTCTCTTGAGTCTCCGCCTTCAcccatctgggggggggggggctctgtgtcTCCCCTTTTCTCCATCTCTTGGCTCCCGGTGGCCCCACGTGAGCGTGTGTACCACTCAGCCTCATCTCAAGGAGGGGACACTCATCAAGTCTGTTTCTCTCAGTGCCTCGCCTGGCCTTTCCTGGCCTGCCAGCCCTGGTGGGAGGGCCACTCCAGACAAATTTCAGCCACCATCCCACAGCGTCACTCCCCCTGCtgcgtgccccctcccccagccgggCCCTTTGGATGGGccctgcttgcttctccctttgatgtccttcccttccttcaccttctctgctctgtccctgcacctcccctccccccaagccaggtctatggagagaaaaaaatcaacaccttaaaagagttttatttctgagaataaattaattttttgtaaataaaatgtttaaaaataaaaagaacactaaaGTTACCAGTATATATAGTTGTTGAAAATGGGGAGACACCTTTGAGGAGAAAAGGATCCTTGGGGCACAGCCTGGTCCCCCAGACATAGCCAGAAGCCACAGTATAAATAGGAGATTCACCAATGCCCCCAGGTCAGGGATAACATCAGTCACTCTAGAACAGGATGTGGATGTGTCCTAAGCAGGAAACATCTACACGAGTCCTTACTTTTTCAACTGGACTTCCATTGATCAGGAAGTGAATTCCCTCAAGATGGAAAATTGGAACAGTGGCCCTAGTCAGGGAGGTAGACTAGGTGAGGCAATGAACTCTGGCAAGAAGGGAGGCCTCTCTGCTCAGAAAGCCCATAGCTTCCCACAGGAAGTGAGGTAGAGACAAGAAGGCAAACCCCTCGACCTCCCCAAACTTACAGGAAGAGGAAAGTCTCAGGGAGAGCCCAGGAAGGAGACCAGCTGTCCTCTCCCTGCAGAGAGGGAAGTGAAGCCTCTTCAGAAAGGCACTTCTTTCCACCCAAGATGTGGGCACCCAGGACCACTGGATCGAGACTCCATGAAATGATATCCATAGAGTCTCACCCAGATCTGAAAGGGAGGCCATAGGATCTCGGCAGGAAAGGCCCAGGCAATAGGACTTGAGGCCTGGTTCCTAGGAAATATTCCCAAATATACATGCCCTGTCTGCTAGACAAGTTGTGTCTCCTTTCTAGCCAAGAAGCAAGGCAGGAAAGAGTCCATTGGGAAAGAACTGTTGCAGCCTCTGACAGGAAGTCCTGCCTCCTCTATCCAGGGTATTTGGCCTTGAGCAGAGCCAAGTCCCTCACAGCTCGGTCTGTCCAGTGGCCATATTCCCGGGTCACTACATAGCCTCGACATTTCCTCTCAAAGGCTGAGGCCCCGAAGGGGACAACCCCGAGAGTGTCCTCTTCTGGGGGGATGGGCAGGCCCAGGGCAGTCATGATGGCAGCCATGTTGCCCAGCAGGCCTTGGGCCCTGAGTCTTGCAGCCCCAAGCTGAGCCAGCAGGATAGGACTCTCGGGGTTCAGGTCTCTCTGGTCGTCCCCTACAAGCTGGAGATGCTGGGTCAAGGCCAGGAAGGCCCCCTGGGCATGGCCCAGCCGCTCCCCGTCATCCAGGGCATGCCAGGTCTTGAAGGAGACAGCGGCAGGAGGCAGGCTGCTGAGCTGAAGCTCAGGGGCTGAGAAGCCGGGGTCACTGAAGGGGCTGCCCTGGTACTGGAGCtgcatgagagacagagacagacaggagtGCAGGGACTAAAGTGGTCCCCTGGGGGCTCCCCCTGACTTCACACCTGCCTTCTATAAGACTGACATCTTCCTAGAGAGAGTTGGTGGACATgtcctagcacagagcctgggctCTGTACAACTTTGAATCACAGCTTCAGTAATTCCCATGCATCAGTATTCTTGTGCAAATGAGAAGAAGTAATACATAGAAAGCACTTAGCCCAGCTCCTGGCGTACAATAAGGGCATGAGAAACCACTGTGTATAATATATTAAGATCATGACACTctgattatattatttattatactattttcaGTCTAAATAATTGACAATGTAGTTAGAGTCtatctggttcttttttatttatagcaTTTTGTTGTTTACACTTATTTTGTTATaatcattaataaataattgttaacaTGATTAAATTTAGTCGAGTGCCTTCTCCGTTCAAGTTCTCGCCTCCACGAACCTAGACCCACAGAATCTTGGTGCACCCCGATAGATCCCCTAATTGATAGACCACCTAGCCCTATATCCCtatttcacaggtgaagaaactgaggctcagggtacCCAAAGCTACCCAGGGCACGGTGGCAGCTATGGGACTAGAAACTAGATTTAGTAACTTCACATGGGCCTGGAAGATGGTGCAGAAGAGGAATCACAAACCCCGGGGCCTCGAGGGGCCAGGTGGAGCATTTAACTtggggaagaagacagagaactgagatgggggaggggccgggagggCCCCTGTGCCTGTCGGAGACGGGCAGTCACGTTCAAAATTTGAACAAGTATTTCATGGCCCAAACAGAAAACATCTGTGGGTCAGATTCCGCCCCCAGGCTGCTAGTTTGAACTTCTAGacggtgtgggggtgggggcagattgGCATCTGATGCCCCAGACCCGGTTTAAGATCCGGGCACTGCCAGTgctttagctgtgtgaccttgagcaaattattcaccctctctgagactcagtttccttgtctggaTTCTCATTCCACCTCTCGGAACTGTTTGAGGAGTCAGCGAGGTAACGGGGATGAGGGCCTGTAACACCGCACAGGGCTCAGGTAAGCACCCGGCACGAGGTGGTTGTGGAAATAATCATGAccctggaaagtctttctctgtctgtgcCGCCTTTGCATCTTGGAACAGTCCTGGAAGGTGAGCAAAAGCAGGATCACAAGTCCATTTCGCAGATGAGAcggagacagagaaggaatgaCTAGCTCAAGGTCACCAGGCATCAGTGACAGTGTTCGAGTGAGTCTCCAGTTGACAGAGCCCCTGAACCCTCAGACTCCTGGAGGAACCTGCCCCTGGCCTTGCTCTGCTTCCGCGacccagggctgggccaggagggCAGTGTCCCGCTGCCCTCATCCCCTGCTCGTGCCCCGTGTCACTCACGTAAGTCTGCAGCAACGTTGAtgtattcttctgcatgtagagGGCGAGGCTGTAGGCTTGACTGATGGGCTCAGCTGGGGAGATGGGGGCCCCCGGGCTGCGGGGTGGCAGCAGCAGGGTCAGCAGGCAGAACGGGGCTGGCAGAGGAAACCAAAGGTCAGCATCCAATCCCTGAGCCCGCCTGCTGGTTCATTCATTCTCTGGCCCAACTCCTCCCATGGGCACAGCCCTTGTGGCCAGCAACGATTCTGTGTATCCAAGTCGGGGCGGCATCACCCTGTATTTCCAGCCCAGAACATTCCTCCGAACCCCAGACCCGATGGACTCAACTTCCTGCTTGATATAATAATATCTCAACTCGGAGTAGCCAATACTCAACTCTGGGTTCcccttccaccctcctcccccagactTCCCCATCTGAGGCTAGGGTGCTTCCGTCcttgcctttgctcaggtcaaaACCCGGGGTCCTCTTTGGTGCCTCATTCTCTCTTGCTGTCCACGTTCACCCCCACAGTAAATCCTGTCGGCTCTGTCCTTCCAAGGCAGCCAGCCCAGCTCTGTGTTTCTTGATCTGAGTGCTCGTGACAAGGCTGTgatcactttgtgaaaattcattgagctgtacGCTTCATGAGTTGTGTACTTTTCTGCTTGTTCTTTTCAATAAAACGTTTTAAACTAGAGAAACAGTTCAACTAGATCCCTCCTGTGCCTgaaccctccctctgctcacaacTCACACAGTGGAAGTGTGTAAACCAGAGCCCTCCGGTGGCCTACAAAGCCCGGCCTCTCTGTACTGGCCTCCCGTCCCATTCCCCCTTCAAGCCTTTGCCCTTCCTGGGCCCCGCCCGGACTACCCCCAAACCTTCCCACCGAtgattccttcttcttcttcagacCGCAGCTCAGATAAGCTGTCCTGACTGCCTATCgaaagccccctcccctccctggtttATAGTCTTCAGAGACTTTTGCCTtttcacttatttgtttatttgtctgcTTGTTTGTTACTGTCTCTTCCCCTAGAACGTTGGCTCCAGGAAAGAGGAAACCTCTCGATTCATTTGCGACTGGTTTTgccaacacccagcacagagcttagtaaatatttgttgaatgactgactgTTGCCATGAACATCCTTATCCCAGACTCTTTGGGCACTTTTGAAAGGGGGAATATCTGGATTGGAGGGTGTACTCATTTTAAATTTGAGTAAATGCTGCGAATTGTCCTCTTACAGCTCAGGCCCAGTTAGGTTCCCagtgtgaggctcagagaggggggAAGTTACCCAAGGTCACCAGCAGAAAGCAACGAGATGAGAGGCAAATCAGGATGGCCTCCTTTGTTCCCCTTCTACATTCCTGAGTTCCCTCAGTTCAGAACTTAAGGGAAAGCTGAAAGCGAAGGCCCATTCATTCGTTCACATTCGTTCGTTCAAACGTTGGCTCATGCACTTATCTTCTATCGCACTGgcattattatttactttttttttttttaagattctatttatttatttgagggagaaagaacacgcgcgcagggaggggcagagggagagggagaagcagactcctcactgagcagggagccccatgcggggctctatcccaggaccctgagatcatgacccgagccggaggcacttaaccaactgagccacccaggttacCCATAGTTTACTTACTTATGACGATGATATGTATCGTCTGTCTGCAGAATGAAATCTCCATGAGACCATAGCTTTTTGTCtgcttgttcactgctgtatccccaaaTGCTTAGAAAACTACCTAgcatataataagcactcaataattcttcttgaatgaatgaatgagtgatgaaCAAAGCTTTCTGTGTGTAAGGATTTGGAGGTTCCTAGCATGCAAAGATAGCCAGGCACATGAGTCCTAAGGGCCAGAGAGCCCGGAGAGTTACCCCTCCCCTCCTAGTCTCCAGGCCCTGGcactccatccccaccccactcacctAGCTGATAGCTCATGCTGTCTCCTTGGCGCCTTCCTCTCTCCAGTCTCTGGATTCTTCTGGGGCACCTGTCCTCCCGCCCCTCAGGTGGCTTTATACCTGGGCTGAGCGCTGGGGCCGcccaagagggagggaaggagtcaCACCCCCAgggcgggtgtgtgtgtgggggcacAGGTGCAGAAGCCCCAGAAGCAAGggacaggcagggaaggggacacTGAGGTGACACCCTGGTCCCCTACCATCCCCAAACTCGACCTTAAaccctgggagggaggggtcaAAGGCGGGAGGGGATTATGGGGGGACAAAGGGGCCGCCCTGCTCCCTGCTGCTCTGcacgtcctgggatccagtttcTCGGGAGGAGGCGGCCTCCTGCTCCGCCCCACTGGGACCCAGGCATTGGGCCCCGGCTTCAGAGGAGTTTGGAAAGGGATGGGAGTGGTGGCATGTGAGCAGCATCACCCACAGCAAGGTACACCTCAGACACAGGAGCGTGTGCACATCCACACACACGTGGGACACGGGCGCGCCCCAGGACGTGAGCACACTcacattcattcacttgtttaaATTGCATCGAACCTACTGTGTGCTGGTCCCTGTTCCAGGTGCTGGAATAGAACAGACGACAAGTCAGACAAAAAATCCCTTCCCccagggcaccggggtggctcagttggttaagtggttgctttcggctcaggtcataatcccagggtcctgagatcgagccccgtgtcaggctccttgctcagcagggagcctgcttctcccgctccctctgcccgccgctcccactgcttgtgctgtctctgtctctgtcaaataaataaataaaatcttaaaaaaaaaaaaaatccttgccctcGTGGAGCTGATGCTCCAGTGGACGTGGCCTTCGAGGATACTGAACCATACACACCCTGCCGGGCCTACACGTGCTACGGACGGCGGGTGCAAACGTGTCCACGCGACCCATGCAGACCTGTGCAGACATAGCCAcacccagaggccccagcagAGCCACATGCGTGGAGCAGACAGGTGCAGACGTGGGAGTACGCACAccgcacgtgtgtgcgtgcagaCACACGCAGCTGGACGTCAGCACTCCTGAGATCCAGCCGTGCTTTACTCGCTGCTGTCCTGGAAGATCTTGGGCCCGTGGCAGACACGCAGACACATACCTAAGGCCCTTTCCAGCTGGGGAAGCCTTGGGgcctggaggggagctgggttcTTGTCCTTCTTCACACCTGTGCGCAGTCTCCATAAAGGAGCGTTGTTCAGTTCTCAGCCCCTGCCCATCCACTGGGTCGGAGCACACAGTCAGAACCCCACCCTGCTTCTGTCCAGTTGGGGGATGGGAGACTGCTCTACCTTCCTCCCTGCTGTGGAGAAAGACGGCCATAGCCTTCCTGCAAAGGCAGGAGATACAacgttcattcactcacctgtgTCTACATGCAATCAGCAGATATCGATGGAACCTCCACTGTGGGCTGGTACCAGGGTGAATAATGAGATGGGCTGGGTCCCTGCCTCACAAGGGTGCCCCGTCCAAAGGGGGAGACCGACAAATGTGTGAACTGATAAAAGCAAAATTTCCTGAAGC encodes the following:
- the LOC113267511 gene encoding cardiotrophin-2: MCLRVCHGPKIFQDSSERAQGLDADLWFPLPAPFCLLTLLLPPRSPGAPISPAEPISQAYSLALYMQKNTSTLLQTYLQYQGSPFSDPGFSAPELQLSSLPPAAVSFKTWHALDDGERLGHAQGAFLALTQHLQLVGDDQRDLNPESPILLAQLGAARLRAQGLLGNMAAIMTALGLPIPPEEDTLGVVPFGASAFERKCRGYVVTREYGHWTDRAVRDLALLKAKYPG